The sequence AATGTAAATTGCAAGGAGTTCAATAGATGCAGAtgcatttgaaaaacaaacataagaagaAGGGAAGAAGAGAATCAAATATGAATAATCAGAGAAATTCAGGGAACAAGAAAAGCACACGTGTAGCTGTGACCTTGTTAACAAGAGGGAAGATTATGGATGATCAATTTAAAGGAGAGAAGTGAACAAGAAGTTAAACGCTGATGTTGAAATAAAAACTGCAAACAATATTACAAATTACATGGTGCTAGATTAGGTGGATATGGATGAAAAATTACATGATTTTTGTTTCTCAGTTGTTTAGAAGGAATGAAGGAAATATTCCAGAAATAAAGATTAGCTTTCTGgagatggaaaaggaaaaattaatgtAACTAATAGGGACTTTAGAACAGAGAAGGATTCAATAGCAGATGGCTTGAATCCCAGAATTCTGAAAGAGGAAGATAAAAAATACTTCTAATGGAGATTAATTCACACTAGAAAAATGCATAGGAACCTAGGAAAAACCAGTGTGGCTTCTGTTATAGCTGTTTCTTTCTGACCCTAAGTTGACAAACCAGAGATTCTGATGTTGCAGGAAATTGAATATTATGCTACTACCATCTAACTTACTTCCATAAAGTACTCAAGGTTAAGGATTTGTCAGATGTTTCATTAACATTATTTAAGGGTGGTTATAATAGCTCTTCCTTGCCTAGTTAAACTTCCATAAAACTATCCCCCAAACAAAACTGTTGCTAACTTTGAATTAAGATATACTTCGTCCTATTTCCTTTTCAACTCATTCTCCACCCCATCAACACTCCATACAGGTTCCCCATCTCACTTCTACTTCCTCCCACAGTCCACCTATCTCATCCCTGATCCTGAACAACCATCTTTAAGCTTTTTAAAACTGTCCTGTatcagtgtgtgtatgtatatgtagaTCTATATCTGTGTTTAAAAAGTTAATCTGTCAGGGAAGTGGCGATATGGGTGGGTTGTGAGAAGATTATATTCTGACAAACAATAGAGTGCAACTTCCTTTCTCAAGCCAGCAGGAGGCTAAGGAATATGTGAGGAGAATGGAGTGGGATGGTGTTGATGGGAAAGAGTGGTTTCTGCTTCTGGGATAagctgtggggggagaaataggCATGAAAACATTTCATATGGCTAACCACATGAAGTATAGAGCAGGGgggagaatattttttctttctgaggcccccacaaaattctataaaaactccacggcccaccagTATCACAACTATTTTTCTCCATAGAAAAGCTATGgctgacattaaggggtaggaagcagggcagttgcctgggggcCCATACCACAAGGAGCACTGCAAAACTAAGTTGCTCAAGTTTCAGCCCCAGGtgctggagctcagggccctgggctgcagtcctgcatggtggggcttcagctttctgccctggtccCTAGCGAGACTAACATCAGCCATGCTTGGCGGACACCCTGAAACCAGCTTGTGCTCCCCCcaagggttgagaaccactagcaTAGAGTGCAGCTCCTTTCTTGCCTGCTTCTCCCTCCCATCATGCTCATCCTCCAGGAATGCCCTGCTTTCACAGGAGACCCCCACCTTTGCTCTCCACCAGGACGCCTCTCCTTTCTCCCTATCCAATCCCATGATCCTCCCGGACAGTCATGCTCCTGAACCTCCCTAGCCTCCTGGTGACTTAGGAAGCTCATCAGAACTCAGCTTCTTGTGGTTCATCAAAATGGAGTTGCTCTGATGAACTCTAGGTCTGTTAGAGCCCTGCTCCTCATGGTTCCAACTGAACAAAGAAGTGAGAAACAAACAATACCTCTCCCTTGTTTCTTTTTAAGCAGGGAAGCACAGGCAGCATTGGTAGCCATATCCAGAGCCAATTTCTTCTCATTGTTTCTTAAATCTGTTCttgccccttaaaaaaaaaaatgtccaaaatTATGTCCAAAAATACTGCCCTAGCAAAACCTTCAGTAACAGTAAAATGAAATCCCTTCTCACACAAGTAGCTTGGTCAGCATGACCAATGGGAAAGGGAAATGGACAGCTCATCTAGGGGTTTATccaaagtcaatagaaagatacCCAGTGGGCTTAGGATCAGGCTCCTACTTAGGAGCTGTGGAGCTCCCTTGCTGCTTTACTGGGTTGAGGTACCTATGTTTGTCTTCCACAGCAGAGTGAAATTTTACCCTGGATGGGTCAGTCTGTTGCACAGACAACTTCCAGGGTTTGCATGGTTTACAAATATACGCTGGGCTAGGTAGGACCCATAACCAGATTATAGaaaacaaattgataaaatatGCAAATTACAAACTCAGCAGTGATTTACACACAGGAAGCAGATTGGCCACACACACAGTATTAAAATCTTGGTGAAGATCTTTACCCTTTGCCAGTAGCATCTCTACAATATCTGCATAACCCTTCCAAGCAGCAGCATGCAAAGCTGTGTCTCCCAATTTGTTCTGTGGAGTTACAGGGAAAAGCAACAGGATTAAAACACAGCAAAAAATAATCCACCTGCACTAAGAATTAACAATAACAGCACTGTAAATGTCTGAATAAACAGGATAAATTTCCTACCTGTTGATTTAGTTCTACACTTGgctgagtaaataacacttccactATATCTACATAaaatgaagggaaaggaaaagaaaacttgATGAAATCAAAACTTGCTTTCTTATATTCCAATTACAGCATTGAAGTCAGGATTGCAGAGAAAGGATATAAATCCAATCAGAGAAAATCCATGTCATTAAAGCTTGTGAAGACTGCTGAGCAAGCACTACAAATAGATATAGAAGTGAAACATTAATGTAAACCTCagtgaccatttttttttttactcttcccCTCAGCAGTCTGCATTTCGTCTCTCATTTTTTATAATCAGACTGTGATTAAGAATGTCTGCTTTTAAAGTAAAaggatttaaagattttttttttttaaatgcattacaTTTGACATATCTGAGCCCTTCTCtgctggcttttatttttatttatttattttttgctaacCTGAATTACATAAGCGTATAGACTTTGTTACTGATTACAGCAGATTAAGTAGTAAGTGGTCCATTAGCCCAGCAAATAGAAAAAACTAGAACATAATCAGTTGAGTTGATTGAGTGCTATACTGTACCTTTGTGCCCACCATGGCAAGCCCAGTACAGAGCTGTGCTTCCAGCTTTGTCTAAACCATTGACACCAACTTGGTTATCTAAGCACTCTCTCAACCAGCTCACGTTTCCTGAAACAAATAGAAaaacctgtttgttttttcaaatcaCTGTTTTTAATAGAGACTTTGTTGGAAGAATTGAGTAGCAGAACCACTAAGGGCATTTAGTTCTGTATGAATGCTATGTTGCATTAGAACTTAGTTTTTGTTTAGCAATTCATTAGAAACCATGTTTGGCAGTAATAGTTATTGCTACAGGttatggagggggaaaaatagtCCAACTACCATTAAACGTCTTGTTCAGAGGACAGTTTTTTCCCACCTTAAAAGCTAATCAGTAATGGAATAGGACAAACACATTATATATTGCATCA is a genomic window of Dermochelys coriacea isolate rDerCor1 chromosome 5, rDerCor1.pri.v4, whole genome shotgun sequence containing:
- the OSTF1 gene encoding osteoclast-stimulating factor 1, coding for MSKPPPKPAKPGQVKVFRALYTFEPRTPDELYFEEGDIIYISDMSDTNWWKGTCKGRTGLIPSNYVAEQAESIDNPLHEAAKRGNVSWLRECLDNQVGVNGLDKAGSTALYWACHGGHKDIVEVLFTQPSVELNQQNKLGDTALHAAAWKGYADIVEMLLAKGARTDLRNNEKKLALDMATNAACASLLKKKQGRDTVRTLSNAEEYLDDEDSD